The Terriglobia bacterium genome includes a region encoding these proteins:
- a CDS encoding citrate (Si)-synthase — MALKEVLRQKIEEFRPRTTKLIKQFGHVVIDEVTIEQTMGGARDIRSLVTDISYLDPQEGIRFRGKTIPETLAFLPKARNSNYPTVEAFWYFLLTGESPNQSQHREVLGEWKVRQMVPSYVWDVIRALPRDSHPMVMLSTGILAMQKDSKFAHFYGSGNFNKMAAWEYVYEDAFDIVARIPIIAAFIYNLKYRSDFQVAINRDLDAGANFAHMIGQCEEYKDVARMYFILHSDHESGNVSAHATHLVHSSLSDPYYAYSAGLNGLAGPLHGLANQEVLDWLLKFEKKYCQDAEPTKELVTQALWDTLKAGQVIPGYGHAVLRKTDPRYMSQREFCLATPGLKVDPLFKLVSMIFEVAPGVLTQHGKAKNPWPNVDAQSGVIQWYYGLHEWDFYTVLFGVGRALGCMANITWDRALGAPIERPKSVTTPMLEQWAAEGGRKLGTAATKAAPGVAAAATAAITGVR, encoded by the coding sequence ATGGCGCTGAAGGAAGTGCTTAGGCAGAAAATCGAGGAGTTCCGTCCCCGTACTACCAAGCTCATCAAGCAATTCGGCCATGTCGTTATCGACGAAGTTACCATCGAACAGACGATGGGAGGCGCGCGGGACATCCGCAGCCTGGTTACCGATATCTCCTACCTCGATCCGCAGGAAGGGATCCGGTTTCGCGGCAAAACCATTCCGGAGACGTTGGCGTTCCTTCCCAAAGCAAGAAATTCAAATTATCCGACCGTAGAAGCATTCTGGTACTTCCTGCTGACGGGCGAATCGCCGAACCAGTCGCAGCACCGTGAAGTTCTCGGCGAATGGAAGGTCCGGCAAATGGTTCCTTCCTACGTGTGGGACGTGATCCGCGCCCTGCCCCGCGACAGCCACCCCATGGTGATGCTCTCCACCGGCATCCTGGCCATGCAGAAGGACTCCAAGTTCGCGCATTTTTACGGGTCGGGCAATTTCAACAAGATGGCGGCATGGGAATACGTCTACGAAGATGCCTTTGATATCGTGGCCCGTATCCCCATCATCGCCGCGTTCATTTACAACCTGAAGTATCGCAGCGATTTCCAGGTAGCGATCAATCGCGACCTGGATGCGGGCGCAAATTTCGCGCACATGATCGGGCAGTGCGAAGAGTACAAGGATGTTGCCCGCATGTACTTCATCCTCCACTCCGACCACGAATCCGGCAACGTTTCCGCCCACGCCACCCATCTGGTGCACTCGTCCCTCTCCGATCCCTACTATGCCTATTCCGCCGGTCTCAACGGCCTTGCCGGCCCCCTGCACGGTCTCGCCAACCAGGAGGTTCTGGACTGGCTGCTGAAGTTCGAGAAGAAATACTGCCAAGATGCGGAGCCGACCAAGGAGTTGGTAACCCAGGCTCTGTGGGATACGCTCAAGGCCGGCCAGGTGATTCCGGGGTACGGCCACGCCGTTCTTCGCAAGACCGACCCGCGCTACATGTCGCAGCGCGAGTTCTGTCTGGCGACTCCGGGGCTGAAGGTTGATCCGCTGTTCAAACTGGTTTCCATGATCTTCGAAGTGGCGCCCGGCGTCTTGACGCAACACGGCAAGGCCAAGAATCCGTGGCCCAATGTGGATGCCCAGTCCGGCGTCATCCAGTGGTACTACGGGCTGCACGAATGGGACTTCTACACCGTCCTGTTCGGTGTCGGCCGCGCCCTCGGGTGCATGGCGAACATCACCTGGGACCGTGCTCTGGGAGCTCCTATCGAGCGTCCCAAGTCTGTCACCACTCCGATGCTGGAGCAGTGGGCTGCGGAAGGTGGCCGCAAGCTGGGAACGGCGGCGACGAAAGCGGCTCCTGGTGTCGCTGCCGCTGCCACTGCCGCTATTACCGGCGTTCGCTAG
- the murA gene encoding UDP-N-acetylglucosamine 1-carboxyvinyltransferase, producing MDKFVIRGGNPLLGTVRISGAKNAALPAMAAALLTEEPVVLENIPQVRDIETTRRLLASMGAEVELGYGRAQHRTTIACARLEHPAAQYELVKTMRASTLVLGPLVARCGVAKVSLPGGCAIGARPIDLHIKGLERLGATITTEHGYVVARAERLQGGHVVFDRITVTGTEDLLMAATLAEGETLMENCAREPEVADLAALLVKMGARIEGAGTSTLRVRGVEKLHGARHRIIPDRIEAGTFIIAGALTGGDLNVTACEPSHLTALLQKLEETGVKVRHGGDSVRVMSEGSFKPADVNTEEYPGFATDMQAQYMALATQAEGTSIITENIFENRFMHAQEMLRMGANIKIEGRRAIVRGRTPLSAAAVLASDLRASASLVLAALVADGETIIDRVYHIDRGYERIEEKLRGVGGQIRRIGEMLPKRATVPAAQG from the coding sequence ATGGACAAATTCGTCATTCGCGGCGGCAACCCCCTGCTCGGCACGGTGCGCATCAGCGGCGCCAAGAACGCCGCCCTGCCCGCCATGGCCGCCGCCCTGCTCACCGAAGAGCCGGTCGTGCTGGAAAACATTCCCCAGGTGCGCGACATCGAAACCACGCGCCGCCTGCTCGCCAGCATGGGTGCCGAGGTCGAACTCGGTTACGGCCGCGCGCAACATCGCACCACGATTGCCTGTGCCCGCCTGGAACATCCGGCGGCGCAGTACGAGCTGGTCAAGACCATGCGCGCCTCCACGCTGGTGCTGGGGCCGCTGGTGGCGCGCTGCGGCGTAGCCAAGGTTTCCCTTCCCGGCGGATGCGCGATCGGCGCGCGTCCTATTGATCTGCACATCAAGGGCCTGGAACGGCTGGGGGCGACCATCACCACCGAGCACGGTTACGTGGTCGCGCGCGCCGAGCGCCTCCAGGGCGGGCACGTTGTCTTCGACAGGATCACCGTCACCGGCACCGAAGACTTGCTCATGGCCGCCACGCTCGCCGAAGGCGAAACCCTGATGGAAAATTGCGCCCGCGAGCCCGAAGTCGCCGACCTGGCCGCGCTGCTCGTCAAGATGGGCGCACGCATTGAAGGCGCAGGCACCTCGACCCTGCGCGTCCGCGGCGTCGAAAAGCTCCACGGCGCGCGCCACCGCATCATTCCCGACCGCATCGAGGCCGGCACCTTCATCATTGCCGGCGCGCTCACCGGCGGCGACCTCAACGTCACCGCCTGCGAGCCCTCGCACCTCACCGCGCTGCTCCAGAAGCTGGAGGAGACCGGCGTCAAGGTGCGGCACGGCGGAGACTCGGTGCGCGTGATGAGCGAGGGCAGCTTCAAGCCCGCCGACGTCAACACCGAGGAGTATCCCGGCTTCGCCACCGACATGCAGGCGCAGTACATGGCGCTGGCCACGCAGGCCGAGGGCACTTCGATCATCACCGAAAATATTTTCGAGAACCGCTTCATGCACGCCCAGGAAATGCTGCGCATGGGCGCGAATATCAAGATTGAAGGACGCCGGGCGATCGTGCGCGGCCGCACGCCGCTCAGCGCCGCCGCCGTGCTCGCCTCCGACCTGCGCGCTTCTGCGTCGCTGGTGCTGGCGGCGCTGGTGGCCGACGGCGAGACCATCATCGACCGCGTCTATCACATTGATCGCGGCTACGAGCGCATTGAGGAGAAGCTGCGCGGCGTCGGCGGCCAGATCCGCCGCATCGGCGAAATGCTTCCCAAGCGCGCGACTGTTCCCGCCGCCCAGGGTTGA
- the pnp gene encoding polyribonucleotide nucleotidyltransferase gives MKPETQSVTVELTGGKTISFETGKLAKQAHGSVVVRTSDNVVLGTATANQEPREGIDFFPLTVDYREYTYAGGRIPGGFIKREGRPSEREILTSRQIDRPIRPLFPEGFRSETQIIAFCLSADTQNDPDVAAINAASAALTLSDIPFAGPVGAVRVGLKDGQLITNPTYEEMRDGLLRLMVVGTADGIVMIEAGASQVQEDTIVDAIEFAHKEIKKITAAISDLAQRAGKPKRPFEAPQVDEAAIAALRKSIGARLSDALDTEKHPKAESHSLVKAIKTELKEAIPEEDEDARKRLSTNFEILRERIFREQVIGQHRRPDGRAFDQVRPIWIEVGVLPRTHGSSIFTRGETQALVTTTLGTSDDMQRLELFEGESKKRFMLHYNFPPFSVGEVAFLRGAGRREIGHGALAERALSGVLPDVTDWPYAMRVVSDILESNGSSSMATVCGASLALMDAGVPLKSPVAGVAMGLVKEGEEYAILTDIAGAEDHYGDMDFKVAGTGTGITALQMDIKVMGITPQIMREALQQANRGRLHILEHMNQALPEPRAAVSEYAPRFYTLQIPTDKIRDLIGPGGKVIRGIIEATGVKIDVEDSGRVNVASNDQESAKKALQMIGDITATAEVGKTYLGTVVRLADFGAFVEIIPGTDGLLHISEVAEHRIKDVRDELKEGDQVLVKVLSVEGNRIRLSRKAILKEQRAKMGGGEPSLEGSPAGAPVTFEGGGEFTEEPEPEQEGEPNFNRAEAHSAGSGPRPEGGSGPAPGGRRPSGGSGGRGGRGGRGGRGHSGGGSRGGFGGGRGGDRGRR, from the coding sequence ATGAAGCCAGAAACACAGTCCGTTACCGTTGAATTAACCGGCGGCAAGACCATCTCATTTGAAACCGGCAAATTGGCCAAGCAGGCGCATGGCTCGGTCGTGGTGCGCACCAGCGACAACGTTGTCCTGGGCACCGCCACCGCCAACCAGGAACCGCGCGAGGGCATTGATTTCTTTCCCCTCACCGTGGATTACCGCGAGTACACCTACGCCGGCGGGCGCATCCCCGGCGGGTTCATCAAACGCGAAGGCCGGCCCAGCGAGCGCGAAATTCTCACCAGCCGCCAGATTGACCGTCCCATCCGGCCGCTGTTCCCCGAGGGCTTCCGCAGCGAAACGCAGATCATCGCCTTCTGCCTCTCGGCCGATACCCAGAACGATCCCGACGTCGCCGCCATCAACGCCGCCTCGGCCGCGCTGACGCTCTCCGACATCCCGTTCGCCGGCCCGGTCGGCGCCGTACGTGTCGGCCTGAAAGACGGCCAGTTAATCACCAACCCGACCTACGAAGAAATGCGCGACGGCCTGCTCCGCCTGATGGTGGTGGGGACCGCCGACGGCATCGTCATGATCGAAGCCGGCGCCAGCCAGGTGCAGGAAGACACGATCGTGGATGCCATCGAGTTCGCGCACAAGGAGATCAAGAAGATCACCGCCGCCATCAGCGACCTTGCCCAGCGCGCCGGCAAGCCCAAGCGCCCGTTCGAGGCGCCGCAGGTGGACGAAGCGGCCATTGCCGCGCTGCGCAAGAGTATCGGCGCCAGGCTCTCCGACGCCCTCGACACCGAGAAGCACCCCAAGGCCGAGAGCCACAGCCTGGTCAAGGCCATCAAGACCGAGTTGAAGGAGGCCATTCCGGAAGAGGACGAAGACGCCCGCAAGCGGCTCTCCACGAATTTCGAGATCCTGCGCGAGCGCATCTTCCGCGAGCAGGTCATCGGTCAGCACCGCCGTCCCGACGGGCGCGCCTTCGACCAGGTGCGGCCCATCTGGATCGAAGTCGGCGTGCTGCCGCGCACCCACGGTTCGTCGATTTTCACCCGCGGCGAGACGCAGGCGCTGGTCACCACCACCCTGGGCACTTCCGACGACATGCAGCGCCTGGAACTGTTCGAAGGCGAATCCAAGAAGCGCTTCATGTTGCACTACAACTTTCCGCCGTTCTCGGTGGGTGAAGTGGCATTTCTACGTGGCGCGGGACGCCGTGAGATCGGCCACGGCGCCCTCGCCGAGCGCGCCCTTTCCGGCGTCCTGCCTGACGTAACCGACTGGCCGTACGCCATGCGCGTGGTCTCCGACATCCTGGAGTCCAACGGTTCGTCCTCCATGGCGACGGTCTGCGGCGCCTCCCTGGCGCTGATGGATGCCGGCGTTCCGCTCAAGTCCCCGGTGGCAGGCGTGGCCATGGGCCTGGTTAAGGAAGGTGAGGAGTACGCCATCCTTACCGACATCGCCGGCGCCGAGGACCACTACGGCGACATGGATTTCAAGGTTGCCGGAACCGGCACGGGGATTACCGCCCTGCAGATGGACATCAAGGTGATGGGAATCACGCCGCAGATCATGCGGGAAGCCCTGCAGCAGGCCAACCGCGGCCGCCTGCACATCCTGGAGCACATGAACCAGGCGCTGCCCGAGCCGCGCGCCGCGGTCTCCGAGTACGCGCCGCGCTTCTACACCCTGCAGATCCCGACCGATAAAATCCGCGACCTCATCGGGCCGGGCGGCAAGGTGATCCGCGGCATTATCGAGGCCACCGGCGTCAAGATTGACGTCGAGGACAGCGGGCGCGTCAACGTCGCCTCCAACGACCAGGAGTCGGCGAAGAAGGCGCTGCAGATGATCGGCGACATCACCGCCACCGCCGAAGTCGGTAAGACCTACCTGGGCACGGTGGTTCGGCTCGCCGACTTTGGCGCCTTCGTCGAAATCATTCCCGGCACCGACGGCCTGCTGCACATCAGCGAGGTCGCCGAGCACCGCATCAAGGATGTGCGCGACGAACTCAAGGAAGGCGACCAGGTGCTGGTGAAAGTGCTTTCCGTGGAGGGCAACCGCATTCGCCTCTCGCGCAAGGCAATTCTCAAGGAACAGCGCGCCAAGATGGGCGGCGGTGAGCCCAGCCTGGAAGGCAGCCCGGCTGGCGCTCCCGTAACCTTCGAAGGCGGCGGCGAATTTACCGAAGAGCCCGAACCCGAACAAGAGGGCGAGCCCAACTTCAACCGCGCCGAGGCCCACAGTGCCGGCAGCGGCCCACGTCCTGAGGGTGGCAGCGGCCCTGCCCCCGGTGGCCGGCGTCCCAGCGGCGGTAGCGGAGGACGAGGCGGACGCGGTGGCCGTGGCGGACGCGGCCATAGCGGCGGCGGCAGTCGCGGCGGGTTCGGCGGAGGCCGTGGCGGCGATCGCGGACGTCGCTAG
- a CDS encoding 2-oxoacid:acceptor oxidoreductase family protein, whose protein sequence is MQLTEIRIAGFGGQGVILAAIVVGKAASIFEGDYATMTQSFGPEARGGACSAQVILSDSPILYPYVTQPDILVVMSQEAYGKFAPELKEGGTLVIEQDLVRVSHLPPGTKVLSCPATRLAEELGKKMVLNIVMVGFFAAVTSLVKPECMRQAVADSVPPAFKELNLKAFDKGFEYGQSHVCGEAATAEESESSVKALEVH, encoded by the coding sequence ATGCAACTCACCGAGATTCGCATCGCCGGGTTTGGCGGGCAGGGCGTGATCCTTGCCGCCATCGTCGTCGGCAAGGCGGCTTCGATCTTCGAAGGCGACTACGCCACCATGACGCAGAGCTTCGGGCCCGAAGCCCGCGGCGGCGCCTGCAGCGCGCAGGTGATCCTGTCCGACTCGCCCATCCTGTATCCCTACGTCACCCAGCCGGACATCCTGGTGGTCATGTCGCAGGAGGCGTACGGCAAGTTCGCGCCGGAATTGAAAGAGGGCGGCACGCTGGTCATTGAGCAGGACCTGGTGCGGGTCAGCCATCTGCCTCCCGGCACCAAGGTGCTCAGTTGCCCGGCCACCCGGCTGGCGGAAGAGCTGGGGAAGAAAATGGTGCTCAATATCGTGATGGTCGGCTTCTTCGCCGCCGTCACCAGCCTGGTGAAGCCCGAGTGTATGCGCCAGGCCGTTGCCGACTCCGTGCCCCCGGCTTTCAAGGAGCTGAACTTGAAGGCGTTCGACAAAGGATTCGAGTACGGTCAGTCGCACGTGTGCGGCGAAGCCGCCACGGCGGAGGAATCCGAGTCTTCGGTGAAGGCACTGGAAGTCCACTAA
- a CDS encoding carboxypeptidase-like regulatory domain-containing protein — MRRKSVFAVLALLLPCALAHAQGGYVGPRAYDPNSPTHTVSGSVVNSATGEPIPRALVQFMGPLQRSDLTDSQGSFRFEGVPEGRAMLMTRKPGFFSSEELSRGGGRPRAPVMITGDVSSLVLKLTPEGIVAGAITGDDGEPLEGVHLRLKRQVINNGRKQWETRGQATTNDIGEFRAANLIPGTYYMVAQAQRPSTPRAAAEPNIGYAPSYYPGVPDLASASAIEVGGGQTVQIEFRLRSQPVYEVAGFVTGIAPEQRGANIEFVNRSGDPLAANVRFNPDDASFSARLPGGTYTVRATSFSRQGPPARASATITVAANVSGIRLPLLPGAIIPVVVKTEFTNQQSSPSVGGGTSTVGSSGRPPQYASVQLTGLDGATSVYSTYDAADNNAPLTLRNVEPGRYAVQISPHGPWYVQSAAHGQTDVLREDLVVAQGDASPIEIVLRDDGGSVAGTATSDNVAVAAVLLLVPERRSTAPQTQYASERGFTINNLAPADYQLFAFDSVDGLEYTNREALEPYASRAARVTVNSRGNATVTLTLIKRGEP, encoded by the coding sequence ATGCGCAGGAAGTCTGTTTTCGCAGTGCTCGCGCTGTTGCTGCCGTGCGCGCTGGCGCACGCGCAGGGCGGTTACGTCGGCCCGCGCGCCTATGATCCGAACTCGCCCACGCACACCGTCAGCGGCAGCGTGGTCAACTCCGCCACCGGCGAGCCCATTCCGCGCGCGCTGGTACAGTTCATGGGGCCGCTGCAGCGTTCCGACCTGACCGACTCCCAAGGCAGCTTCCGCTTCGAAGGCGTTCCTGAAGGTCGCGCGATGCTCATGACCCGCAAGCCGGGATTCTTCAGCAGTGAAGAACTGTCCCGCGGCGGCGGCCGTCCGCGCGCGCCGGTGATGATCACCGGCGACGTGTCATCGCTGGTGCTGAAGCTCACGCCGGAAGGAATTGTCGCGGGCGCCATCACCGGCGACGACGGCGAGCCGCTCGAAGGCGTGCACCTGCGGCTGAAGCGCCAGGTCATCAACAATGGGCGCAAGCAGTGGGAGACGCGGGGGCAGGCAACCACCAACGACATCGGCGAGTTCCGCGCCGCCAACCTCATTCCTGGAACGTACTACATGGTGGCGCAGGCGCAGCGGCCTTCGACGCCACGCGCCGCCGCTGAACCGAACATCGGATATGCGCCGTCGTATTATCCGGGCGTGCCCGATCTTGCCTCGGCTTCCGCCATCGAGGTGGGCGGCGGGCAGACAGTCCAAATCGAGTTCCGCCTGCGCTCCCAGCCGGTGTACGAAGTTGCGGGATTTGTGACCGGTATTGCGCCTGAACAGCGCGGGGCAAACATCGAATTCGTCAACCGCTCCGGCGACCCGCTCGCGGCCAACGTGCGCTTCAATCCGGACGACGCGAGTTTCAGCGCCCGGCTTCCGGGGGGAACCTACACCGTGCGGGCGACATCGTTCAGCCGACAGGGCCCTCCTGCGAGAGCGTCCGCCACCATCACCGTCGCCGCCAACGTCAGCGGAATCCGGCTGCCTTTGCTGCCCGGCGCAATCATTCCGGTGGTAGTAAAGACCGAGTTCACCAATCAGCAGAGCTCGCCGAGTGTTGGGGGCGGAACCAGCACAGTTGGATCCAGCGGCAGACCGCCGCAATATGCGTCCGTTCAACTGACGGGACTGGATGGGGCGACCAGCGTCTATTCCACCTACGATGCGGCGGACAACAATGCTCCGCTTACCTTGCGCAATGTCGAGCCCGGACGCTACGCGGTGCAGATTTCTCCGCATGGGCCGTGGTACGTGCAATCCGCTGCGCACGGTCAGACCGATGTGCTGCGCGAGGACCTGGTGGTCGCGCAAGGCGATGCCAGTCCGATCGAAATCGTGCTGCGCGACGACGGCGGCTCGGTGGCGGGAACTGCCACCTCGGACAATGTTGCCGTGGCCGCGGTCCTGCTGCTCGTGCCCGAACGCCGCTCCACCGCGCCGCAGACGCAGTACGCATCCGAGCGCGGATTCACCATCAACAACCTCGCGCCTGCCGATTACCAGCTGTTCGCCTTCGACAGCGTGGATGGTCTGGAATACACCAATCGCGAAGCGCTCGAACCGTACGCGTCCCGGGCCGCGCGCGTCACGGTGAACAGCAGGGGCAACGCGACGGTCACGCTCACGCTCATCAAGCGAGGCGAGCCATGA
- a CDS encoding FecR family protein: MRTFFLLLLLAIPSAADTRAGSVSALLPNVKIERGKSTSAAARGAEVQVNDLLRTDDQGRVRIKLLDQSVLSIGVKSQLRVVRHDPASRQTSVELNFGKLRAQVAKITRAGGRFEVRTPTAVAGVIGTDFGVDASDPDLTKFICISGNVQITSVDPSVTGAITCRGGTTVTVRRGRPPESPERATRDQMETWKTITEPDASETKDPYKTY, translated from the coding sequence ATGCGCACCTTTTTCCTCCTGCTGCTCCTTGCCATCCCGAGCGCAGCCGACACCCGCGCCGGCAGCGTTTCCGCCCTGCTGCCCAACGTCAAAATCGAGCGCGGCAAGTCCACCTCCGCCGCCGCGCGCGGCGCCGAGGTCCAGGTAAACGATCTGCTGCGCACCGATGACCAGGGCCGCGTCCGCATCAAGCTGCTCGATCAGTCGGTGCTTTCCATCGGCGTCAAGTCGCAGCTTCGCGTCGTCCGGCACGATCCCGCCTCGCGTCAGACCTCGGTCGAACTCAACTTCGGCAAGCTGCGCGCCCAGGTCGCCAAGATCACGCGCGCCGGAGGCAGGTTCGAGGTGCGGACGCCCACCGCCGTCGCCGGCGTGATCGGCACCGACTTCGGCGTGGACGCCTCCGACCCCGACCTCACCAAGTTCATCTGCATCTCCGGCAACGTTCAGATCACCAGCGTGGACCCCAGCGTCACTGGAGCGATCACCTGCCGTGGCGGAACCACGGTAACAGTTCGCCGCGGGCGGCCTCCCGAATCGCCCGAGCGCGCCACCCGCGACCAGATGGAAACCTGGAAGACCATTACCGAGCCGGACGCATCCGAAACCAAGGATCCTTACAAGACGTACTGA
- the rpsO gene encoding 30S ribosomal protein S15 has protein sequence MLAREHKQSVIDQYRTHVSDTGSPEVQIALLSERIGQLTEHFKTHKKDHASRRGLLMLVSKRRRLLDYLKKYDTERYKDVISKLGIRK, from the coding sequence GTGTTAGCGCGAGAGCATAAGCAGTCCGTCATTGACCAGTACCGCACCCATGTGAGCGATACCGGCAGCCCCGAGGTCCAGATCGCCCTCTTGAGTGAGCGCATCGGTCAGTTGACGGAGCACTTCAAGACGCACAAAAAGGACCACGCGTCCCGGCGCGGCCTTCTGATGTTGGTTAGCAAGCGGCGTCGCTTGCTCGACTACCTCAAGAAATACGACACCGAGCGCTACAAAGACGTTATTTCGAAACTTGGCATCCGCAAGTAG
- a CDS encoding carboxypeptidase-like regulatory domain-containing protein, whose protein sequence is MWVFALLLLLTVTSAAQERNASPSGSGGQFRISGTAVNAINDQPLGGAYVTITAVQGAAARTVMTAADGAFRFDGVRAGKYQLSAERRGFASQQYQQHENFSTAIAAGPALDSGNIVFRIVPDASFSGRIADEQGDAVANARVMLIREQVAEGRAIKALVANVATDDQGRYHFGHLKPGAYYLAVSARPWYAQAPGPRGGIVAERGINVQDNSALDVAYPLTFYPDVTDAASASAITLHAGDRASADIMLRVVPALHVRINHATSEGDRQQFANATLVQMIFDGLEVPVQTSTSGMGGNANLVSGIPPGHYLLRVTPNGRRFPRMPQPPSEESGQPARVREVDLVSDTELDASAMTPTATVSGTVKLANGQAPAKPSTIVLRRGAMRRAFDARANAGGEFAFPQGFATGTYEVVMSSGDDLFIRSVTATGAKIAGRMLHISGSDAVKLSVVVSAGTGKIEGVALRDGKPQSGVMILLVPQDPENNLPLFRRDQSDSDGSFTLSPVLPGRYTLLALENGWDLQWSDAAVLKPFLANGDPIVVDTKGNHNLRVKVQ, encoded by the coding sequence ATGTGGGTGTTTGCGTTGCTGCTCTTACTCACGGTCACGTCGGCAGCGCAGGAACGCAACGCTTCGCCCTCGGGCAGCGGAGGCCAGTTTCGAATCAGCGGAACCGCGGTCAACGCCATCAACGACCAGCCGCTCGGGGGCGCGTACGTCACCATTACCGCCGTTCAGGGCGCGGCGGCCCGCACCGTCATGACCGCTGCTGACGGCGCGTTCCGGTTCGACGGCGTGCGCGCCGGCAAGTATCAGCTTTCGGCCGAGCGCCGCGGCTTTGCCTCGCAGCAATACCAGCAGCACGAAAACTTCTCTACCGCGATTGCGGCCGGCCCTGCCCTGGATTCCGGCAACATCGTCTTCCGCATCGTGCCCGATGCGTCCTTTTCCGGGCGCATTGCCGACGAGCAGGGCGACGCGGTGGCCAATGCGCGCGTCATGCTCATCCGCGAGCAAGTAGCGGAAGGCCGCGCCATCAAGGCGCTTGTGGCGAATGTCGCCACCGACGATCAGGGCCGCTATCACTTTGGCCATCTCAAGCCGGGCGCGTATTACCTGGCAGTGTCGGCGCGGCCGTGGTACGCGCAGGCTCCGGGTCCGCGCGGGGGAATTGTTGCCGAGCGCGGCATCAACGTCCAAGACAACTCGGCGCTCGATGTCGCCTATCCGCTGACGTTTTATCCCGACGTGACCGATGCGGCGTCGGCGAGCGCGATCACGCTGCATGCGGGCGATCGCGCCTCGGCCGACATCATGCTGCGCGTGGTGCCGGCGCTCCACGTGCGGATCAATCATGCGACCAGCGAGGGAGATCGGCAGCAGTTCGCCAACGCGACGCTAGTACAAATGATCTTCGATGGCCTCGAAGTGCCCGTGCAAACCAGCACAAGCGGGATGGGCGGCAACGCCAACCTCGTCTCCGGAATTCCGCCGGGTCATTATCTGCTGCGCGTAACGCCCAACGGGCGCAGGTTCCCACGAATGCCGCAGCCGCCGAGTGAGGAATCGGGGCAGCCGGCGCGCGTGCGCGAGGTGGATTTGGTGTCAGATACGGAATTGGATGCGAGCGCGATGACGCCGACGGCGACGGTCAGCGGAACCGTAAAGCTGGCGAACGGGCAGGCGCCGGCGAAACCGTCGACCATCGTGCTGCGGCGGGGCGCGATGCGGCGCGCCTTCGACGCGCGCGCCAATGCGGGCGGCGAATTCGCGTTTCCGCAGGGATTTGCCACGGGCACTTACGAAGTGGTGATGAGCAGCGGCGATGACCTGTTCATCCGCAGCGTGACTGCAACCGGCGCGAAGATCGCAGGGCGCATGCTGCACATCAGCGGCTCGGATGCGGTGAAACTGTCGGTCGTGGTGAGCGCGGGAACGGGAAAGATCGAAGGCGTTGCTTTACGCGACGGCAAGCCGCAATCAGGCGTCATGATTTTGCTGGTGCCGCAAGATCCCGAAAACAATCTGCCGCTGTTTCGCCGCGATCAGAGCGACAGCGATGGCTCGTTCACGCTGTCGCCGGTCCTTCCCGGACGTTACACGCTGCTGGCGCTGGAAAATGGATGGGATTTGCAGTGGAGTGACGCCGCGGTGCTCAAGCCATTTCTGGCAAACGGCGATCCCATCGTGGTGGACACGAAGGGCAATCACAACCTGCGCGTGAAGGTGCAGTAG